The genomic region gactctccatggtaggaggaaggaggaaggaggatcagggtgaggattctgttgaccagactcttggctactgagactggacgttggggaagacagggtggtgcttaaccgactgcaagcattatctgctgcaatccaaccgaccacctggtcgcactggtgtgacttagagagtggtgtcctgcgccgccctgcaaactgggacatgaagctaggtgtcgtggatgagtgtgtttcttgtgctctggcagcaggcacagtttcagcgCGCCCAGGggcacggcctctgcatgcaccatcagcagcacggccacttccttgtcccttactgctcgccttcagcatattaaatggtagatatgcttgaaagtatgtcacatgtactgtagcataggatttgtaagtgtatgcgcaaataaattaaaaaaggtatttgggatgtggaaacgtcacacaggagatatactgcaaataatgtcactgatgtcaggagcggctaagaaaaaattacagggaatgtcacaggtatttgggatgtggaaacgttacacaggagatgtaccccaagtaatgtcactgtctgcagtggacaccgtctacggaaaaagtacactggatgtcactgatatttttgggatgcgcacacgttacacaggagaaataccacagataatggcgctgatgtcagcagcagctaatataaaattacagggaatgtcacaggtatttgggatgtggaaacgttacacaggagatgtaccccaggtaatgtcactgtccacagcggacaccgtctacggaaaaagtacactggatgtcactgatatttttgggatgcgcacacgttacacaggagatgtagtgcagcaaatgtcactgtccgcagcggacacggtctacagaaaaagtacactggatgtcactgatatttttgggatgcgcacacgttacacaggagaaataccacagataatgttgctgatgtcagcagcagctaatataaaattacagggaatatcacaggtatttgggatgtggaaacgttacacaggagatgtagcgcaggtaatgtcactgtctgcagcgggcacgtctacagaaaaagtacactggatgtcactgatatttttgggatgtgcacacgctacacaggagatgtagcggagATAAAATGTAGGCAGCGTGAATCTAGCCCGGCCGCCTGAAGTGGCGCCAAATTCATCCCCGTGACTCAGGCTGCACAATGGATTTTGCTCCTTTTTGTTTAACTTTATACCACGTATTGGTTGGCTTGCTTTGCGCCAAAATTTTGGCGTACGGCACTGCATCATAACCCATCCTTAGTTCATGGTCATAAATGTCTAAAACTTCTACCCCAGAAATGCGCTAAAGTTTGGTGCGTTTGACAACAAGatctaggccagggatcagcaaccttcgccactccagctgtggtgaaactacgactcccagcatgcaaacttgctatggctgttctcagaactcccatagaagtgaatggagcatgctgggagttgtagtgtcacaacagctagagtgccggaggttgcttatTCCTGATCTAGGCGCAGTCACATCGGCAAATCCCCCCAATTGCCGACAGCGGATGACGTGATGTAGAAATTGCTACATTGTGTGAAGgtttgatacattgtatccagcTGATTCTATTGCAGGCCGGTTGTTATAcggtataaggccccattcacaagaCCGAGTccggtttgcagaccacaaaccgTGGATATGCAAAATacggacactggccatgtgcaccatCACGCTTTGGACCTGCtgccttcaatgggtccgcgatctacaTGTTGCAGAGAAAGAtggggcatgttctatctttcgcgGCAGCACGGACCCGGAAGCACATGAAATCGCTGTCTATGTTTTGcatagacatgtgaatggaccctaaggcctcgttcacatttccgtttttcgctgacttgtgctgtccgcattttctgcgtacccattgatttatgtgtctgttcacatttcagtattttttttttactgactgcgggtcagtaaaaaaatcacggagacatgcactacgtgatgcggaccaagcacgcccactgaagtctatggctccctgaaaatcactgacacatatccgtgttgtgtccgtttttcactgaagaccaataggagattctttggaaatgtattttcagctgagcaacgtcagtgaattacggatgacacacagatCTTAAAAACGGATAcacggaccaaccacggatcTTTAAGGGTGAAACGCGTACGCTTTTTCCACGGACGTGACACTGactggcctaaggcctcatgcacacagctgtatttTCCTTCGCACATAGAccttttcatttctatgggtatgtaaaaaaaatcatctgtcaTCTGTGTGTTGTTCGCATCCGcgtgtccattccgcaaatttcagaacacgtcctattcctgtccgtccTGCGGTCAAGAATAGTCATATTTCTAGTGATGGGAAGGTGTCCTTTTTTTCGGATCCATGGTTTTAGGACCGCAATACGGACACCGCTGTGTGCATGATTCTTCCAGGTTATTGCATTACAGatctgatacattgtatacaggatTGTCACAGCAGGTGAAgctttgttacattgtatcaggcTGATTCCACTgcatgcagctggggttgctaTTTCTTTACATCGCCTGCAGCCTGTCACATTGCATTGCAATTGTCACAATGTGTCAGTGGGTGGTTCTGGATTTAGCatcatgaagggggggggggtgcaggaagaggaggagagagagTGACTGAAGGAGGAGAGATGGACAGAAGGAGGCAGCAGGAGGGGGAGGACTGCACAGGAACAATGGCAGAGGACTACAGAGATCTGGCCGGGCCTGCTCCATGTCATTGACTCGCTGCTTCATGCCATTGACTCTCTGTCCTCCAGACACAGGGTGAGCAGGGGCCCCGCATGCTGCATGCATCAGGCTGGGGTGGGTCAGGAGCCCGGCTGCAAGCCATTCCCTTGCAAACAAcaagagcagtgcattgtgggggagaggactGCAGGAGAGCCCAGGATTAGGATGGTGTAGACGTGTGAGGTGGATACAGGAATAGCAGAGCCCTGAGGCTGAGCTGTGCTGGGTGCATAGGAATAGCCGAGGGGAGGATTCGGTTACAGGGTGATGACAGAAGCTTGGGGAGGACAGGGTTAAATTAAGGCTTTTTTGGCTTGTCTTGCGCCATGTGACTACGGATAAGAATAGCAGAGAGGATGCAGTGACGTTGTTCAGGATCTAAGGCACCTTGGGTCTGctttaaagtggacctgtcatGGTGGGACGTGTACGATCAGGTCCCCCCCCAGTAGTTAAAGATGGTGGCCGTGATGACGTTATATATAACAGCATCAGTTATGGAATTACTTGTTAAGCGATTTTCCAATCGGTGATGTCTGTAAGGACATGGGTCCAGGGATTTGTCCCTATGGTCCTGTCCCACGTTGACCGGCCTTGGACgctgcatgtgggaaaaggtatgGAGGAACCCTAACCTCGGCTGTCACTTTAAGGTCATGTTCACACAGCACTGGGGCAGATCCAAAAAGGTTCTCTTTTAAGTGATTGTCCCATCAGGATCCCCCTCTTAAGGGGGGAATTGGTGCAAAGAGTGCCTCTCGCTCTGAAGGACTCAGCAGCACCACTATATACCACGTGATCGCCTATGGACCACCAGTGGTCAATCTAGCCTCATTTGCATCAGGACAATCCCATTATGTCAAGCATTGGAGAACTGCTTAAAAGGCAATTCCAAAATCTTTCCTTCTAGCTCCAGGAAGAATACAGTCAGCCTGGTGGCTAATAACAAGGAATAGTAGATACCAGCATATTGGTATACAATTATAGGGTTAGTATCCCTTTAAGAAACCATCAGGAGCGGGATATTATAGAACCTACCCTAACATCTCAtggtatccatcatgccttaatACCCCCTAATAACCTTATTACCCTGCATTTACGTATCTCAGTGCCCTCGCCCCTGTCTCCCCACTATCTATTCTCTAGGGCGGTATACCGCTAGCAGAACGCCCACGATGGTTTTAGGTTGCCCATCGTCTGCACGCTATAATGATTCATTAAAAATGCATAGAAATAAAGATCTCATTGCAGAAGAACATATGGCTTTATGAGCCACGCTTGCAGATCTAGGGAGATATTTTCTACCATAAGGAGAAGGCAGCAACTCCTCAACTCGAGCAACTGCCAGTCATGTCTATGGAGAAAACATGGAGTCAAAGACTGGGCTACACCAAGGCAAGGGtcatagaagtgaacggagtATGACCATCCTTACTTACTCTTATGGGAGTGTGGCTCAAGGTGGTGGCGGAGGAGGGTCTTGACTTACTTGACTTTAGCCAATGCCCAACCGATCTCAACTCTTGGTATAGCCCTGACCCAATACCAAAGATCTTCTAATAAGCAATGGATAGAGTGGCAATCATAACGACTGAGGTTTGGACCCTTGGATCTTCTTAAAGATCCTAAGGTAGCATCTCAATGGTCTTTACTGGTTTCAAGACAGAAACAAGGTAGGACACATATGTGTCAAGGTAGCATCTCAATGGTCTTTACTGGTTTTAAGACAGAAACAAGGTGGAACACCTATGTGACAAGGTAGCATCTAATGGTTTCAGGACAGAGACACCTATGCGTCAATCACCACCTTGAGATTGTTCGTCTACACTTCAAGACTTGAGGTTCTCTTGCTTATGTCCTGCACTGACAAGTCCATATCTTGGTTGGGGATTTAGGACCAATTCTGTATTGACATTATATTCCAAATATGAGGCATGGAGTTGGCAGTGATGGCGACTTCCAAGTTTGGATGCAAGCGAAGAAGTGGCCATCATGTAGAACCCTCTTTAATGAGCTTGTCATTAGGAAGACACTGAAATGAAATCAGGTGGTCATAGAGCAACAGTCAAACTGGTATCCCACCAACTATTGGGCTACATCCTTAGATAGTGGTTATTCATAGCCTTCTTTCCCCTGTTAGGGCAGCCTAACTTTTGGGCTTGTTCCCATCATGAAAATTGGATTATAGCACCAGCCATAAGAACCTCATATCATTAGAGGTGTTGATGAACTCCATCCAATGTGACATAAAGGACCACAAAGTCCCTATTCCTCCATGTGTTGGGTACTTATATTCTCCACTTTCAGCTGGCAGCCATGGACCGGATGAAGAAAATCAAGAGGCAGCTTTCTATGACCCTCCGGGGTGGAAGGACCTCAGAAAAAAGCCCTGGAGACCACTCAGAGCAGATCACCATGGAAGACAATGGCAGCAGTGACAATGGTAAGTACCATTACCAGGACCAGTGAGGAAAGGATGGAACTGGTGGGTATGAGTACCCAGGTAAGTGGATGGTAGATGCCAGCTATCTTGTTTTTTATTTGCGTTGAGTGTGTCCCCATCACTTCGAAATATCCTGAGAATGGAGATGTACAACTAGAAGAAGTTGTGTGCGATCAGGGTGTGGGCCAGCCATCGTACTATGCTTTCCCTAAATATAAGGGTAGGTCATTAATACCAATATTCCACAGAGGGAGAACCTACCATTGTAATACATGCAGGACCTCCTGGTTGACCTTGGAAAACTATTCTCAGGAAAGATCTCATTCCTTTATTTGGGGAACAGTATTGTTAAAGGTGTGGTCCATGAGAGCTGCTACACTCTTCTTTTTCTCCATGGGACTACAGGTTCGAAAAGTCCACCAGTGGCAAAAGTAGTTCTTGGATCCATTGGTAACATTGGGCCTGGCCACCTTCTTGAGCAGTCTTGATCTTGGAATCCCTTGTGATCTTGCTCTACTGTGGTGGAGAGTGCCCTAGGGGGTAATTAGGAAGTGGTCAATTAAGAGAAAGATGAAGTATGATCCCATTAGGTAGGGGGAATGTGCACCTTGCCCATGGGGTGAGACTGGCGGCAGGTAGGTGCGGGTCTGTGGCACCCTGGAGGTAGATCTGACTCATTTCTTACTGGAAGTCTCACTGGTGAGTGCCCGCTTTGCATGCTGCTGGTTTTTTGGGTTGAAATCAggggatttttttattatttgctctTTCAGTTTTGGTTCCTTTTTGTTGAATCTGTAtgatttattttccttttacGTTAATTTATTCTTCCCTTGCTGTCTTTTCCCttcttctctggcaccccccttcccctcccaatTTGTCATTTCCATCCCTCCCCACCCCATCTTCCTTCTTTCTCTTGATTTTGCCATGGCTTCCTCACCATCCTCCATGCTTCCTTTCGGTTTCCCTGTCTCCTGTCCCCTATCCTCCTGTGGTTCTTATTCTGAATCTATGCCCATTCTGCCCCATTCTTGCCCTGCCTTCCACCCTACCTGTTGTCctgatgtaccccccccccccctccccctcagagCCCATCGTCCGAAATGGGAGAAGCCTTTCGTCCCACAGCATGCAATCCTTCCTGCACCACTACACCGCCAGCTCCTTCCAAAAGCCGCCCATCCCCCGGCCGCACAGTGCCGTCTGCCGGAGCCTCAGCTCTTACCTGAACCGGAGCAGCCGACTAGGTAGGTGTGTGTGCACCAGCAGACCGAGCGTGCAAAACCGCCACACCGGGCCCTGCCAGTGCACACCTCCAGGTCATGTGTCAATGTTTGCTTGTGCACACAGAGGTGCGTGTGTCCTCCTGAGAtgttcttcaaaaaaaaaaaaaaaactcaccattctaatatctctgcttgctgtcagtgaaatgAACTTTTTCTGTTTCTGTCAACACATGAGCGCAAAACACGCGGCAGGACCGGTCTCATAGTTTGCTACAGTGTATCAGCACAGGAAAAATGTATTGGCTGCAAAACCTGTCCTGGCCTTGTCCTACTTTCACACAGCAGAGGGCTTGCTACACTGTGTCAGTATCGTCAGTCCTATTTTTGCGCCCTCTGCTGGTGAATGCAGTGTAtaacttaggcctcattcagacagCAGTAAAGTGGTTGTGTGTGGGCCACTAGTCCTGCGGCACTATATAGACCCTGCGGTAGCGCCCCCACTTATCTTTAGGTGTCGAGTGGCATTCGTCTCGTGCATGTATCTGCTCGTGTGGTTTGTCTCCTAGCCTAAATATCCTatcctatggctactggcagaaaCACGTTGGCTTGCAGCCGCCATATTGATAACAAAAATGCTGGGCAAAGACTAAATGGTTAATaagaatgaaaataaaaatcatgttgctgcttggaaaccatcagcaaggtGCAGTGGCGTAGAGTGGGCGGCCAGTGCCTGGGGCAAGCCAAGTACCGCGCTCCGTAAGCTGCGGACACGTTACATTATACCAAGACCAATAATAACACTATATAAAGGCCAAATAATACCGCCACACCATGCCCACATAGGATCAGAATATTACCGCCATACTAAtcctgaataaataaataaaaaacagcattACCAACAATAAGACTATAGGAGGCAAAAAATACCGCCAAGACCATGAGCGCATATTACCACCTTATAGTGACTGCATATTACACCATGCTGATACCGGGGTCCCGGTCCCCCAGTCTGATGGTGCGGCCCCTCCACTTATTCTCTATAGGACCGCCTGATGACTGGAGCGCCAGGGCGCATGCCCCACCCTCCGCTCCGTCAGACCCCCGTTTTAGGGATCAGTGGGGTCCCAGCGGTCAGGTccccactgatcagttagttATTCCTATAGATAGGGAAGACCGTCAAAACTTGGCGCAATCCCTTTAATTTATTCCCAATCGCCATGGAGGGCCCATGCGGCCCCCCGCACTGAAAGTCACAGTAGACTAGCGGGCCTGGGGGGAGGATTAATACGAAGGATTATTATTGTGGGGGGCCTAAGTAAAGTCCGCACAGCAGGCCCATGATATAGTTACTGTAAAATGCCCATGGCAGGGGCACTGGCTGCAGCCCCTCACTCCCTTCACCAATATTTCCTCTCGGAAGTCCCCCGGGGGCCGCCCGGCTTATCTCTCCACCCTGGTGCACTCTGCTTTGCCTACTGCTCACAAAGGCCTAGAAGGGGCAAAGCGGTTTACGAGAAAACCGACTCATCGTGCGCGCAAGCCCGACAATTTCCTAGCCTAAACTACCCTGCGTGTAGCCTCAGCCATTCACTCGGCACTCAGTGCCCCAGCGgccaggtaccccccccccccgcaagccCCCGCTCGCTACGCCACTGGCAAGGTGCTGTTGAGTGATCTTCCAATGTAAAGACTCATTCATCTTCATTTGCCCTCATCTGTGGTACTTTTTTTGGTACCCTTCTCTGATCCTAaagattagggctcatgcacacgaacggacTTTgtgtctgtgtccgttccgtatttttttgcggaccatatgcagaaccattcatttcaatgaggccaaaaaaaaacggaaatgactcagtgtgcattccgtatcggtatgtccgtaaaaaaatagagcatgtcctattgtccgttttgcggacaaggacaggcattgttacaatggatccgcagaaaatacgGATGTAACACAGATGTcgcccgttttttttgcggaccccttaATACGATCTATGGGTTCTACGATGATCCCTCTCTAGTCTGTATTGTAATTCCCCCTCGACCCCCTGGGAACCTTCTACGGTACCTCCTGagcctgttaaccctttagtagcTTCCGCTGTGGCATTGTCATTGGGCTTGCACCATATTCACTGCAGTGTCATAACCGTTCCACTACACTCGCTGCAGTGTCGTCACCATTGCACTTCACTCGCTGCAGTGTCGTCACCATTGCACTTGACTCGCTGCAGTGTCGTTACCCTTGCTCCGCATCTCCCCCCCATCATCACAAAAGGCATCGCTCACATCGATTCATTTTGATTTTGTCCCTTTTTAAAACCCTCTCGCTTTGTCAGTTCTCTTTGGTAAATGGCCATCATTCCAGACCCTCTCAAACGATAACCAATTGAGGAGTCGCCtgatttaaaggggaactcctGGTCGCCCCATAAATACTCACCCTTTAACTTGGATCGGCATCTTGCCGCATGTCCGACTTGTCCGTTGTGTGACAAACCTGCTCCCTTTGTCTAGAGATTGTACACGAAGACCTAAAAATGGGCTCTGACGGGGAGAGCGATCAAGCCTCCGGCTCTTCTGATGAAGTTCAGTCGCCAGTCCGGGTCAGGATGAGGAACAATGCCGCGCGGAAAATATCCACAGAGGTAAACCTGCTGTCACCCCCTTCTGTCTAGTTAGCGGTGTCCTAGAAAACGTGGCCGAccaccaatatggctgccattacagCTCCTAGGGGGAGGCCCTTGGGGTATGTAAATGAGATGCAAATCTGTGAAATTTTACCAAACATAACCAAGAAAAAAGGCAGTTGCTACTTGGAAACCGtcaacaagttgctgttgatggaTCCGTTATTCGTATTAAGGAGCAGAATGTGAAAAGTTGTGTATTAGAAAGTTGTGCCCATCCAAATACCAGCCTCtgtggaggacccctttaagtctaGACTTATTTTCCCTCCCCCTAGGATGTAAATAAGCGCctgtccctccccgctgatatcCGTCTTCCTGAGGGCTACCTTGAGAAACTGGCTCTGAGTAGCCCCCCGTTCGATAAGCCTTTAAGCAGACGACTGAGAAGAGTTTCTTTGGTGAGTACCTCGCTGCCTCGAaactatacccccccccccccccataattatAACCCCGACACCATTACTGATCTCTCCATATCTTCTCTTACAGTCGGAGATTGGTTTTGGGAAGTTGGAAACCTATGTCAAATTAGACAAACTGGGAGAGGTGAGTAAACTGGTCTGCACTGGGAATGAGGAAGctgtgaagtgaatggggctgagttgcaataccgcacacaacctgtggacaagcGTGGCGCTGTTTTAACTCCAGCGACTTGCGAGATGGTGGACATGGGGAGGGGGCAGTGTCCCTTTAACTACATCCCATCTAACTTCTTACCTCAGGGTACTTATGCCACTGTTTACAAAGGCCGGAGTAAGCTGACCGAGAACCTGGTGGCTCTTAAGGAGATTCGTCTGGAGCATGAAGAAGGTGCACCATGTACAGCCATTCGGGAAGGTAGGTACCAAGGACAAAACTATAAGGTGCCCGTTAACACTACCTCCTGCAGATTCCGCCATCTAATTTCTGTGGGGGTCTTCCGACTCTACCCTGTTTGAGAGCCTAGTGGATTTAGTGGTTCGGTCACCTATAGACCACTCCCTTAAGGGGAACTTCATCAGAGGTGTAGTTACGGGGGTGCAAAGATAGCTATCATATCAGGCCCTGGTGCCTGATTGGGCGCTAAAGCCTATAAGAAGACGTGATAGGTGGCTGCTCTGTTGCAGGATTTATATTTGGGCCCAAAAGCCTCCATTGATGCTAGTaaaaggggcggggctgtgacaacctctcattgACATGAAGTGATTGATCTTCTACCCTTTCTCGCCTTAGTTTCCCTTCTAAAGGACTTGAAACATGCAAATATCGTTACTCTGCACGATATCATCCACACGGAGAGGACCCTGACTCTTGTCTTCGAGTATCTGGTAAGTTGGGGGCAGAGGGAAAAGTTTATAGTCTTGGCAGAGGCCTTTAAGGAGACTATTGCCCTGCGAATTTAGGTGGGTCACGTCTTGAGAACAGATCTGCCTGGCCTGAGGGTGGCGCCTTAAAGTGGTGGTTGCAACTACCTTGTCTTGATaatgcagtggctgggtttgggttGGCCCCGACACTATGATAGGTTCCCTGGATACCgacgaggtgtcaccacgtgttgctgctttcTTGAAGGACTAGTAAGACGTGGTGCACCCTGTCCTGTCTCTCTCTGAGAAGGCTGGAACCCTGGTCAGAGGCTGGAggcccacggtctgtagctcagtagtccgggtagctccttggtcacagggctggtgatccatggtctgtggctcaacgTTCCCATCTcaacgtcttcttctggtcactcatgaagACCGGCAGAGTCTTCCACTCCAAGCACTgctccctaactgcagcacactagggtcTCTGAccgctctccttatatacagtttctagcttaacaagaaccttctagtgggaggggtaggAGTGGagaaaactcagcacaaacaaatacaatgttacaactgccgtctgtcatagacttgcattggagcttcaatgatacccaatggcaaagacacagcagtttttccagacaaaaacagacATAGCAAAGCTAAACCACACAGTCAGAAGGTCAGTgcgtctggttttggtggtaaacaagtctggctttttccctccaaaacatgctcttctttaaaccctatgacaGCTATTTAAAATTACCATCTTCTCATTATTAGCTGGAAAGTCCCAAACATCTCTTAGtgtacattaaccctttccaccgtgctgtgcaaatgaacaggatatgtaTAACAACATATATATTAAATGTAATTACAtggtattaaacagtgcaagttaaccctttcaagtgaaataaagtaagaagtttataactttgcatagaggaaacaggcaaatgtccagacttcacagtacctctgctccagggcactacaataaaaacacatttaaaaaatcTTTTGGGTATGCAGGTCCTATGCGTTGTCCTGGTGTACATTATGATCATTACTCTACATGGActactgcaggatcagactacacacaggGCTGctctgtagtctgtaaccatggagacaggtCTGCAACAGAGCTGTATTCCTAAAATTGTCGGAGATGTTTGCaaagttgctttatttttttattctagataCATTACAGCAGTTATGTTTACGCACTACATGATTAACCTTTTGTACTGTAGCTCGCCACGTGCGCtgattattattttcttctcCTCCAATCAGGACAAAGATTTAAAACAGTATCTGGACGATTGTGGGAACTTAATAAACCTTCACAACGTCAAGGTGAGTGTGTTATCCTCATTGGTCAAAACTGACCCTGTTGCCCACAGCCACCTGTAAGATGCAGCCATATACTACTTACCTCTAGCTACATACTGTATGGGCAGAGCACACAACTAAGCTCCCCCCTGGGAGGCTGATCTCTGTATTGATTTGCTTATTTTCAAGATAGATCTGCTTGCTGTGATATTTTGCTTGTGCAGCTGCAGGTTCAGTGCTAGGTGGGTGTTCCCTGCGAAGTTGCTCTAACATTTTGCTTGTgtagctgcaggttcagagctcggTTGGAGCTCGCTGTACAGTTGCGCTCATATTTTGCTTGGACAGCTTCAGGTTCATAGCTTGGTGGGTGTTTCCTGTACGGTTGCTCTGACATTTTGGTTGTgcagctgcaggttcagagctcggTGGGGTGGTCCTTGTACAGTTGTTCTGACATTTTGCTTGTtcagctgcaggttcagagctcggTGGGGTGGTCCTTGTACAGTTGCTCTGACATTTTGCTTGTGTAGCTGCAGGTTCAGACCTCGGTGGGAGCTCACTGTACAGTTGCTATGACATTTTGCTTGTGCAGCTGCAGGTTCAGTGCTCGGTGGGTGCCCCCTATACAGTTGCTCTGATATTTTGCTTGTGTAGCTGCAGAGTCAGTGCTTgttagtagggttgagcgaacccaaactgcaaagttagggttcgtaccgaactttgccaGTTCAGGTACCCggagtttttcactgaagttcaggttcgggtgatttaatttttttccgttataacatggttataatggaaagtaatagcattcttaagacagaatgctaaataaaatggacattgaagggtgagcgcggtgacgtcaccgcaggtcctttagaAAGAAGATGtgcgcgatcaagtgaatgaggtgagtttatttttcattatttttaacccctcaatgtccattttatttagcattctatatttttaaatataggattggcactcatatatggaaaaACACTatttattagggctctttcacacttgcgttgtccggatccggcgtgtactccatttgccagaattacacggtACCTCCTGAGCCTGAGTTGCTCTGATATTATACT from Bufo gargarizans isolate SCDJY-AF-19 chromosome 9, ASM1485885v1, whole genome shotgun sequence harbors:
- the CDK16 gene encoding cyclin-dependent kinase 16 isoform X1 encodes the protein MDRMKKIKRQLSMTLRGGRTSEKSPGDHSEQITMEDNGSSDNEIVHEDLKMGSDGESDQASGSSDEVQSPVRVRMRNNAARKISTEDVNKRLSLPADIRLPEGYLEKLALSSPPFDKPLSRRLRRVSLSEIGFGKLETYVKLDKLGEGTYATVYKGRSKLTENLVALKEIRLEHEEGAPCTAIREVSLLKDLKHANIVTLHDIIHTERTLTLVFEYLDKDLKQYLDDCGNLINLHNVKLFLFQLLRGLSYCHRRKVLHRDLKPQNLLINEKGELKLADFGLARAKSIPTKTYSNEVVTLWYRPPDILLGSTEYSTQIDMWGVGCIFYEMVTGRPLFPGSTVEEQLHFIFRILGTPTEETWTGILSNEEFKSYNYPKYHPDPIQKHAARLDTDGANLLSKFLQLEGRRRISAEEAMKHLYFQELGERIHKLPDTTSIFALKEIHLDEENKLRPATESVHIQSRRLSLVLG
- the CDK16 gene encoding cyclin-dependent kinase 16 isoform X2; this encodes MDRMKKIKRQLSMTLRGGRTSEKSPGDHSEQITMEDNGSSDNEPIVRNGRSLSSHSMQSFLHHYTASSFQKPPIPRPHSAVCRSLSSYLNRSSRLEIVHEDLKMGSDGESDQASGSSDEVQSPVRVRMRNNAARKISTEDVNKRLSLPADIRLPEGYLEKLALSSPPFDKPLSRRLRRVSLSEIGFGKLETYVKLDKLGEGTYATVYKGRSKLTENLVALKEIRLEHEEGAPCTAIREVSLLKDLKHANIVTLHDIIHTERTLTLVFEYLDKDLKQYLDDCGNLINLHNVKLFLFQLLRGLSYCHRRKVLHRDLKPQNLLINEKGELKLADFGLARAKSIPTKTYSNEVVTLWYRPPDILLGSTEYSTQIDMWGVGCIFYEMVTGRPLFPGSTVEEQLHFIFRILGTPTEETWTGILSNEEFKSYNYPKYHPDPIQKHAARLDTDGANLLSKFLQLEGRRRISAEEAMKHLYFQELGERIHKLPDTTSIFALKEIHLDEENKLRPATESVHIQSRRLSLVLG